One window from the genome of Nicotiana sylvestris chromosome 9, ASM39365v2, whole genome shotgun sequence encodes:
- the LOC104213560 gene encoding formin-like protein 1, which translates to MLSSSFFFFLLLFSATVSATNRRVLHQPFFPVDSQPPSPSPTGTTTPKYPFDSSTTPNNNNYNNNTPFFPSFPSPPPPPSPSAFASFPANISTLILPHSAKSKPLSSKLIATAIICVVAAVLVLSLAVFLHIRKRRNQAASTSDAKTQRSNSSTHFNYSNANSNNGNNSSSGNRSHIPKLQRPSQTSSEFLYLGTMVSSHGGIDGPHNPPQRRRSGNVTSVPASRKMDSPEIHPLPPLLGRNLSQNYGNNNDNNNNADVISGRTEEDEEFYSPRGSLDGRESSIGTGSVSRRAFAAVEVENFGGGSRSSSSSSYSSSSSCSGSPARSVSLSISPPVSLSPKSLMPKSPELVAIHTAPPPQYSPPPPPPPLPPRANFVPILVMGNESDSPSPPSSSSPERYSSRSIDSSPRSFNVWDQNLESPARITNQIQQIEPVSVASPPPPPPPLSISIPASVPPPPPPPPCKNWDSPKTLTPPTSKPPSKPPVLVTPLRPIALESPVLISPMDQLPSNSEPIEKNEQKIENEETPKPKLKTLHWDKVRASSDRETVWDQLKSSSFKLDEEMIETLFVVKTPTSNPKETTRRAVLPSQSQENRVLDPKKSQNISIQLRALSVTVEEVCEALLEGNADALGTELLESLLKMAPSKEEERKLKEYKDDSPFKLGPAEKFLKAVLDIPFAFKRVDAMLYISNFDSEVDYLKKSFETLEASCEELRSNRMFLKLLEAVLKTGNRMNVGTNRGDAHAFKLDTLLKLADVKGADGKTSLLHFVVQEIIRSEGARLSGGDQDQQSTISDDAKCRKLGLQVVSNLSSELINVKKAAAMDSEVLHSEVLKLSKGIGNIAEVVRSIEAVGLKGSSIEEFSESMRRFMKTAEEEIIRLQALESVAMSLVKEITEYFHGNSAREEAHPFRIFMVVRDFLMVLDRVCKEVGMINERTIVSSAHKFPVPVNPTLQPAIGGLTAIRQHSFSDDDSSSP; encoded by the exons ATGTtatcctcctccttcttcttcttcctcctcctcttctCCGCCACCGTCTCCGCCACCAACCGCCGTGTTCTTCACCAACCCTTTTTCCCTGTAGATTCACAACCACCTTCTCCATCACCGACAGGTACTACTACTCCTAAATACCCTTTTGACTCTTCTACTACTCCTAATAACAATAACTATAACAATAATACTCCCTTTTTCCCCTCTTTCCCTTCTCCTCCTCCCCCACCTTCCCCTTCTGCTTTTGCTTCTTTCCCTGCTAATATCTCTACTCTTATCCTTCCCCATTCCGCTAAATCCAAACCCCTTTCCTCCAAACTTATCGCCACCGCTATCATCTGCGTCGTCGCTGCTGTCCTTGTCCTCTCACTCGCTGTATTCTTGCACATCCGCAAGCGAAGAAATCAAGCTGCTTCTACTAGTGATGCTAAAACCCAGAGATCTAACAGCAGCACTCACTTCAACTATTCTAATGCTAATAGTAATAATGGTAATAACAGTAGTAGTGGTAACCGCAGTCATATTCCTAAGCTACAAAGACCATCGCAGACCAGTTCGGAGTTTCTTTACTTGGGTACTATGGTCAGTTCACATGGTGGAATTGATGGGCCCCACAACCCTCCGCAACGTCGTCGTAGCGGCAACGTGACTAGTGTCCCAGCTTCGAGAAAAATGGATTCGCCGGAGATCCATCCATTGCCGCCGTTACTTGGACGGAATTTAAGTCAAAATTATGGGAATAATAATGACAATAATAATAATGCAGATGTAATCTCGGGTAGAACTGAAGAGGATGAGGAGTTTTACTCTCCGAGAGGATCTTTGGACGGCAGAGAAAGTTCGATCGGTACTGGATCGGTGTCACGTAGGGCATTTGCCGCCGTTGAGGTAGAGAATTTTGGTGGTGGGTCCAGGTCCAGCTCATCTTCTTCGTACTCGTCTTCCAGTTCCTGTTCGGGTTCACCGGCTCGGTCTGTATCACTGAGCATTTCGCCGCCGGTGAGTTTGAGTCCGAAAAGCTTAATGCCTAAGTCACCGGAACTGGTCGCTATTCATACTGCTCCACCACCTCAGTATTCTCCTCCGCCTCCTCCGCCTCCGCTTCCGCCGCGAGCAAATTTTGTGCCGATATTAGTCATGGGGAATGAATCTGATTCACCATCTCCTCCTAGTTCATCATCACCGGAGAGATATTCAAGCAGAAGCATTGACTCTTCGCCCCGAAGTTTCAATGTTTGGGATCAGAATCTTGAATCTCCGGCGAGAATCACCAATCAGATACAGCAGATTGAGCCAGTTTCCGTTGCCTCACCACCACCGCCGCCACCGCCTCTTTCGATTAGTATTCCGGCTAGTGTACCGCCTCCGCCACCGCCACCACCATGTAAAAATTGGGATAGTCCAAAAACTCTAACGCCACCAACTTCGAAGCCACCATCTAAGCCTCCAGTTCTTGTAACTCCTTTAAGGCCTATAGCACTTGAAAGTCCAGTATTGATTTCTCCAATGGATCAGTTGCCTTCTAATTCGGAACCCATTGAGAAGAATGAGCAGAAAATAGAAAACGAGGAAACTCCTAAACCAAAGTTAAAGACTTTGCATTGGGATAAAGTAAGAGCAAGTTCTGATCGAGAAACGGTGTGGGATCAACTCAAATCAAGTTCATTTAA ATTGGATGAAGAGATGATAGAAACCTTGTTTGTTGTGAAGACTCCAACTTCAAATCCAAAAGAAACAACTAGACGCGCTGTTCTTCCCTCGCAGAGTCAAGAGAATAGGGTACTTGACCCAAAGAAGTCACAGAACATTTCAATTCAGCTAAGGGCACTAAGTGTAACTGTTGAGGAAGTATGCGAAGCACTTTTAGAAG GAAATGCTGATGCCCTAGGGACTGAGCTTCTTGAGAGTTTATTGAAGATGGCTCCATCGAAAGAAGAAGAACGCAAGCTGAAAGAGTATAAAGATGATTCTCCATTTAAGCTTGGGCCAGCTGAGAAGTTTCTCAAAGCAGTGCTTGATATACCTTTTGCATTCAAAAGGGTAGATGCTATGCTGTACATTTCAAATTTTGATTCTGAGGTTGACTACCTCAAAAAGTCATTTGAAACTCTAGAG GCTTCTTGTGAAGAGCTGAGAAGTAATAGAATGTTCTTAAAGCTTCTGGAAGCAGTGCTGAAGACCGGTAACCGCATGAATGTCGGGACAAATCGCGGTGATGCACATGCGTTCAAACTGGATACACTGCTAAAGCTTGCAGATGTGAAGGGAGCTGATGGGAAAACATCCCTCTTGCATTTTGTGGTACAGGAGATCATAAGAAGTGAAGGAGCTCGTCTCTCTGGTGGAGATCAAGATCAACAGTCGACCATTAGTGATGATGCTAAGTGCCGGAAGCTTGGCCTCCAAGTTGTTTCAAACCTTAGTTCAGAGCTTATAAATGTTAAGAAGGCTGCTGCGATGGATTCAGAAGTGCTTCACAGTGAGGTCTTAAAGCTTTCTAAAGGGATTGGAAACATTGCTGAAGTTGTCCGATCAATTGAAGCAGTTGGATTGAAGGGAAGCAGCATAGAAGAATTTTCCGAGTCCATGAGAAGGTTTATGAAAACGGCAGAGGAGGAGATCATAAGGCTCCAAGCCCTAGAAAGTGTCGCCATGTCCTTGGTGAAAGAAATAACTGAATACTTCCACGGAAATTCAGCCAGAGAAGAGGCTCACCCTTTTAGAATCTTTATGGTGGTGAGAGACTTCCTAATGGTTCTTGATCGCGTTTGCAAGGAAGTTGGGATGATAAATGAACGTACAATAGTTAGTTCTGCCCACAAGTTTCCAGTTCCAGTAAATCCAACTCTACAACCAGCCATTGGCGGGTTGACTGCAATAAGGCAGCATAGTTTCTCCGACGATGACAGTTCATCCCCTTAA